Genomic DNA from Perca fluviatilis chromosome 12, GENO_Pfluv_1.0, whole genome shotgun sequence:
AGATATTTCAAAGGCTGCCACACATGCGGTGTCACGGCTGAAATGGACACCCCACAAGGGAGAGTCTGCAGATGTAATAACTAGACTATTGTGCCACTCGGGAACTGTACAGGACAGTCAGATCTTTGTgctctttctccttctttttgCAGATGTATTGAGCAAACCTTCAAGCGATGCCCCGCCTTGCCGACCACCAGTGTGATAATTGTGTTTCACAATGAGGCTTGGAGCACCCTGCTAAGGACAGTATACAGTGTCCTCCACACCTCCCCTGCCATTCTCCTCAAGGAGATCATCCTGGTGGACGACGCCAGCGTTGATGGTAAAATTTAAAAGGACCCTTCAGGACCGCCCTGCTTTCTTTTGGGTTCGATTTCAGGCAGCATGTTGGGTGGGCAGCTTGCTGGTGTGCATCAAAACGTGCAGAGAGGAGCTCCCTGCTCCCTCTGTGGCCAATGAACTGGGTTACAACAGGAATCTAGTGAATATTCTTCTTAGAGGTATTAGTAGTGGTTGTGCTTAGAAATGAGTCAGTGTTAACTCTTGTAAACAGGTCCGATGTACtgtaggaagaaaacaaaatgctgGAGAGTAGAGAGGTTTCAGGGAATGCAGGCGATCTGACTCTCTCAGCTTAGTTACTTGTAGTGAACAGGACACAGATGGAGGCCTGCTGTTTAGCAGCTCTCCTGACAGCCATCCATGTTGAAGATGAAAGGAAGACGCTTTGTcctttttcatctgtttttTGAGTTTTACCTTCCAGGCTGAGGACTGTGAATATTATCTATTGATCACTTAAGCGATACTTCAGACTTTATGAGACTGTTATATTGCTCATATTATTTCATCAGTTTTTCTAAATGTTCTTCTCAACCTCTCACTTTACTGTATGTCTAATGGAAATCCCGTTATTTCAGAAGCGTTGAAGGACAAGCTGGATGAGTATTTGAAGCGGCTGAGCATTGTTCAAGTTGTCCGCCAGCGTGAAAGGAAAGGACTCATCACCGCTCGGCTGCTGGGTGCCTCCGTAGCCACCGGTGACACACTCACCTTTCTGGATGCTCACTGTTAGTGAACACACCTGACATTACTCACACACTAATACCAGTTGCATGCCAGACACACCCTGACTTACACACCCGCAGCTCAACAACCTACTGTTTGCTCTTCTTAAAGTCCTCTGCATGGCCGCAACCCTTTTCCATTCCAAAATTAGCCATTCAGTGGTTATTGTTAAGTAATATGTTGTAATGTCTGATTTGCATGCATTAACAGGTGAATGCTTCAATGGATGGCTGGAGCCCCTGTTGGCCAGGATAGCAGATAACTACACTGTAGTAGTGAGTCCTGATATAACCACTATTGATCTCAATACTTTTGAGTTTGTGAAACCGTCCCCGTATGGCCAGAACCACAACCGAGGAAACTTTGACTGGAGCCTTTCCTTCGGCTGGGAGAGTCTACCAGATCATGAGAAACAAAGGAGGAAGGATGAAACATACCCGATCAAGTAAGCAATCAATGTACATGAATACAGAATAACACCTTTATATAAACTCTTGCTTCTTCTTGGAaatcattaaaaacattaaacaaaatgtttcTACAGGACTCCCACATTTGCTGGTGGGCTTTTCTCCATCTCAAAAGAATATTTCTACCATATTGGAAGCTATGATGAAAAAATGGAAATCTGGGGCGGTGAGAATATTGAAATGTCGTTTAGGGTAAGACATTGCGAAGCTGTCATTCTGGATGTGCAGAAGTTTTGTCATTTGTATCTGTTAAATCATTCCATTATCGTAACAGCTGTATAGGCGTGTCTACCAGCATGTCATTATACATCGGTTTGTGCTGTCTCCCATTAATCTGCAGGTGTGGCAGTGTGGCGGACAGCTGGAGATCATCCCTTGTTCCATTGTTGGTCATGTTTTCCGCACCAAGAGCCCCCACACCTTTCCCAAGGGCACACAAGTGATTGCTCGTAACCAGGTTCGACTGGCGGAGGTCTGGATGGACGACTACAAGGAGATCTTTTACCGCCGTAACCAGCAAGCTGCACAGATGGCAAAAGATGTATGTAGTGCTTCTGACTAGAGCTGCAACTACTGAttgttttcattgtcgattaatcgagttgtttggtctataaactgtaagaaaatgaagaaaaaaaagttgatcagggtttcccaaagcccaatgtgatgtcctcaaatgtcttgttttctcATCTTAAcgattcagtttactgtcatagagaAGTGCAGAAACTAGAAAAAATTTGCATttcagaagctggaatcagagaatttcaTTTTCCAAAAACGACTCCAACTGATTTATCGATCAAAATATTTGGCGATCAATTTAAttgttgacaactaatcgattagtcttAGCAGCTCTTCTTCTGACACTAATGTGACTTTGAAATGTGTGTATCTATCCTTTTTAAATGCTGCACATTGCTCTGCAGCATTATCTTTAACTTCTACTTCCCATGGTCATATGTTAGTGGTTTTTAAAGAGCACTTATAAACCCCCTGGGCCTGGAGGAAGTCTGCTCTGGTAAATGACACACAGGCTTTCAGCGTTTCCCAACATGTGGTCCTGGAGGTGCCATAAACACTTCCCTCAGGGCTGTACCTCACAGAGTGGGCCAGCCCTCTCCCGCTGGCTTCAAACAGGCATGCCGTCATCAACAGCTTCATGGAATCCACTGTAGTAGCTATCGGTGTGTGCACTAATGTGAGCAGCATCCTTGTCATTATAGAAAGTGCTCCAATTATTCAAGAGCATGAGGTGCCTGCAAATCCTTTAAAATGTGCTGCTACGCTTCCATTTAAAAAGGAACAGTGATCGACTACTTGTCTGTAGTTAATTTGTTCAACAAAGGACTCATTAGAGCACTGGAACGCATTTATTGACTTTAGAAAAGTAAAGCGATGATAttcagagtaaaaaaaacaaaaacattcaatggaatatagtttttttccttttaaggTTACATCTAATTGTTTTTTGCAATGGAgttgtatgttttatttctgtaatTGGTGCTCCGCTTCAccacagactgaaatatctcaacaagaTAATAGATCGCcatggtgcccagaggatgaGTCCTAATGACTTTTCCTGGCTCTGACTTTTCCGTTAAGTGCAACTATGACCTCAtagtgacatttttgtttttagtgaaatatctcaacaattattggatggattgcaatGCAATTTAGTACATGCATTCACATCACCCTCAGGATGACTCTGGTGATCTGTTTCCTCTAGCACTAGCATCAAGTCAAATTTTCTTACTATTACTAATACATAATTTGGTTTATGATCAAGTACCTGCAACTTGCGCAAGTGCTTGTGTGGTCTTTATATATTTTGAGCTCACACTAATTCTTGATTTCAGTGCAGATGGCAACCTTTAGAGAaagatatattaaaaaaaaaaataagatattttTCCATACCTGACATTTTTCGTCCGAGATCTcacaaaagtgataaagaatATTTTTAAGACCATATCTGAAGGCAAGACGGAGCATCATTGCTTTGTGGGTAAACCTTGTTAAATGAGCCCTGTTAGTATCCCGCATGTCTGCAGTGTGTTGAGAATCAATGTAAAGGAACTGTTTTTGCATTGTTTCAACAGAGGGCCTTTGGAGAGATCTCCGAACGCATGGACCTCCGTGCGCGACTGCAGTGCAAGAGCTTCTCATGGTATTTGAAGAACGTTTATCCAGAAGTCTTCATGCCTGATCTCAACCCACTCCACTTTGGCTCAGTAAGATCACACACCCCACCACCAGCTCTCCTCTTTCCAAACCTCAGAACTCTGTCTAGCCACTGTGGGTTTCCACTTGGGATCTCCAGAGGGTACTGAGCAGTTCCAATTTGACACCACTGAAAGCACTCCAGAGAATAAAGTTGTTTGAACAGCTTGCAATGGATGttagtttttcattttgtttcctctcactgctctccccttcccttctctttctctgtagGTGAAAAATGTCGGCAAAGACTCATGTCTGGATGTTGGAGAGAACAATGAGGGTGGGAAACAGCTGATCATGTACCCATGTCACGGACTAGGAGGAAACCAGGTCAGTCAGAGAATCTACCTTCTATCACTGATTGGTAAAAATATGATTCATTGTTGACGgcatttttttgtttcctttcctGTAGTATTTTGAGTTCTCCACACGTCACGAGATTAGACACAACATTCAGAAggagctgtgtttgcacgggGCAGAGGGGACTGTGAAGCTGGAGGACTGCCAGTATAAAGGCAGGAACACATTTGTAGGAGCAgagcaaaaatgggaactgaaggatgtgagttttattttaattttattttttgcgtTTTCTGTGTACTGATTTGTGATTTCAGATACTTGGGTTATCTTATTAGAAAAGTAATAgttttgtcttgtctttgtaTAGAACCAGTTATTCTACATTCCAGGATGGAACATGTGTCTGAGTGCCCGTCATGAGCATCCCTCTCTGGCCCTCTGCAACCCCTCGGACATGTACCAGCTCTGGTCCTTCGTCTGAGTCTGCAAAGTACCACTTTGCAGAATAGCCACTCTGTATGCATAGACGTACTAGGACATGagtgtaatatactgtatgcagtTAACATGCAGTCTTTTTTAGATTTATGACATtgagttttaatttatttttatacgtAGAAAAActgaactgctgctgctgggaagtTTGGACTTTGGGGAGAAACCCCAGTGTGCCACTGCTGGAAAGGAAGAAATCAAACAATGATCCCAGTCAGACTGTGAACTGAGATTCTTGAAACAATTAAGATGCACTGTGCTGACAAGTGCCTCTTTTGTGTTTGAGATGTCTTCACTAGTCCAAGTCATTGCAACCAATGCGTGCAGAATGAGGTATATGAAGCCTAACACTGAACATTTTCCTGTGAGACCCatgaatctaaaacaaaatcaTACAAAAAGACACAGTAGATGGGGTTAAAGTTGGACACACAAAAATCCCATATGTTATGCACCAAAGAGATTGAAAGTGAAAACCTGAAACACACATAACTGTATGATGTGCATTGCccccctttttaaaataacttttttttaataataatacaaaaccttttattttttatatatatatatatatatatatatatatatatattagtgttTATACTGGGTGGGTTGAGTGGTGGAGGGATAGGTAGTGGTGTGGTGGGGTTGTTGCAGGTCTCGGTGGATGCAGAATGATGGCTTCTACAGTGTTGTGATCAAAATAGTCTTCAGATCAGGATAGGAGTTGATTTGAATTATTTCCAGCTAACTATGAGACCAGAAAACATTGGCAAGGCATAGATTTTATAATTTCTTtacagttgccagtttattagaaaaaaaaacgaatgcagtctaatacaacaacCCTGCAATAAATCCTCCCTTAACTAACATTATAATGTGGTGCTGTTAAATTATGTTGCACCATGCTtaggtgtttctaatattatGTCAAACGATTTTATAACCATTCACCATGCATTCTCTTTTTAATTGTGGCAATGTTTATCTgtaatatttccatttttttatacTTAATTTTTTTACGTGAAATGAATGTACGGAAGGAATTCTAATTGTTGATCAAATGTCTGAAACGCTACATCTAAACTGGAGTCCACTAATGAGTCTCTGGTGCAGGCACTAGTGTTTAGATGGCTGTGGAATATTGTAAATAACTTTAAGTTTCAGACTGGGTAAGAAACAGctgcaatgtgtgtgtttgtaaactGTCTATTTTTGCCTTGGTATTAAGAGGTCTTATTTTTAGGTTAATAAATTCAGTTGGGTAGCACTGAGCCATTTTGTCTCAATTCTTCATGTGATCTGCAGAGGGCGCTTTGCACTAAGAAATTACTGAACTGTACAATGTTGGCTAGCAATTTTAgcatttttaattaaatgtatttcaaaaCCATGTTAAAAATGAAACAACTGGAAATGAAAGCGTCTCCTTTTCTACAGTTGGAAAAGCaaacacattgaaaacatttgTACGATTTTGTGAAAAAAGTTTGCATTTCACAGAATaagaaatataatgaaataaatcaGGCACATGAAGCTTTACAACTCACAACCAGCATGAAACAAAAGACAATTTTAAGATAGTGAAGCAATTTACTTAATACAGACTTTTAGTAAACCACAATAAATACACATTTCAATATATCATTCATAATAAATACTGGAAAATAAAAACCAACACAGGTATCTTAACTGGATGCAGTTTCATTGTATCTAGCCTTCTCATACTGTATGCTTTGGCATGATTAATCTGGATCTGGCCGATTATATGACCATGCTGATGCCACTGATTGCCTGAAAGCAGTCTGTACACTTCTTTTGTCCCACTGAGGTGGCAGGAGATGTCCCAGCTACTCAACAGTCACACAGAACCACTATAGGTCGGGTACTGACCCTTCTGATTATAAAATATGGGCAGATATTTGCAAGCTTGGAAGAGGGACAAATATCAGTATTCATGCAGGAGCAGAGAGCTCATGGTAAAGCACATATTACAGTAGTACTATTCACCAAATTATTGCAGTCCCCCCAGTGTTGAGCGGTCACTCCAATTTCCCATTTGTCACTGATTTAATAAAGAGGTTATTTATAGATTTTTGGTCAACATTATTATCTGGCTGCTTAGTCATTTTCAATGGCTCTAGGGACTCAGGAGTCATATTGTGTAGCTGTTAATTATACTGATCTAAATCATGTTTCATAATAAGCTTTGATTGTCAACTTGATCATTTGCTTCCCCCCATACACAATTATTGGGATATTTTGTCTTAAACTAATGGTGCTTTAAGTACAATTGCAAGTGCCATGACAGCCAATTAAAATAAATCTCAGTCAACTTAATTGAGGATCTTCTTTTAAAGGGAGTGCCTATTAAAAACGCTCAAACTATTGCACATAACACTTCAATAAAGCAAATCAACATCATTATTGGATCCACAAAAATAAACAGCTTAGTTATTAGACAGTCAAATGTGGCTTATACCGCATTCAAAATCAGAAATCCAATAAGCAGTTAATTCATGAAATACTGACACATTATTTCGGGGCAATATTTTGTTGACAGAACTTTGATAGAGACTGGTTTCTGATGCTTTTCAAATGAAGCCTATTATGCATTATAACTAATAAAGATAGTGTTCTGTTGTCTATAATGAATCATAGAGCTTCTCATACTTGTGGAGATATGTCACCCAGTGCTACTTTATTAATATCCCTGTATTAATCAAATGATTCAAAGAATAAATCTTCATTTGTAGTGGTGACTGCAAATCACGATATTCTAAGAGTGAACTgtggagaggaaaaaaacaagtgAGGGGCCATATTTTTCCATCAATCAAATCAATGTCAAGTATTCATAATTTAAAACCAACTGCATGCCACTGCACCCCCACACATAAGTGTAAAAGGCTGTTAATTGATTTCTTGATATTTTATGCTACTGATATTGTATtccaaatatacaaataagaatTCAGGCTTTTTCATGCTTTTCAAAACCATAGAAAAGCATATAATAGTGacaaaaagaagagaaatgtacattatgtacacaacacatttttatataaaacaatggcatttttttccctaAATGTCACTGAGATTCCCAAAACAGCATGCGTAATGTTATCAAAACATTTACAATATATAAGTGTACACATAATTCAGAAACAATAAATAAACTGACAATAAATCTTTTTTGCACATTTGACACATACAGTAGACATAGAAAAGTTCCATCTACAGTACAATATCTGCTTAAAACTAgaactttacatctgaaattACAAGATACATTGCACGGCATGACATAACTGAtgttataaaatgttttatttcatttgttccATCTTGCAGTAAAGCGCACGCTGTAGTGGAGAAACCTTCAGAAGcaaataattaaaacatttcCATCATGACCTTATGGCTTTATAGTTACAGATAAAAATGTACTGCAGTGCTGTAAATTGCTTTAAAGTGTAAGGTCAGATAATGCAAAACAAGGCCATGATTATGTTCCCTTAAAATACCACTTGGTCAGGCTCAAGTAAAGACGTAATAATGAAAGAACGCTTTCAAAGGCGAGGCCCACTAAATGGCTGCGACCTCGGGGCAATGGTCTGGTAAAGGGAGGTTCTTAGTGTTGTTTCCTAGTAGGGTCAGGTCAGAATGGCCATTAACACCGGACTCTTGCTGTGGCTCTTCCGCTGTTATACATGAGCTGCTGTAGGAACCCTGGGTGTTATTGTTCAGGTAGTTCTGAAATTGCATCTGGTTCTGGGTGTCAGGTTGCTCCACAAACGCCGCTTTGGACAACGCCTTCTTGTCCTGATCAGGTGTATAGCAGGTCAAGGGGGCGGCAGGAGCGCCGTTGGTCAGAGTGAAGTGGTGATTAGCTGAGTATTGTTCCTCAGCCTGATTAGAGTAGTCTGTGTACTGCTCGGCAGACATGTTGAATTGTCCTTGGGCGGCACTGCCGTTGGTCGCGCTGACTGGATCTTGGAATGCTAAGGCTTCCCCGTAGGGTTCACTGGTTTGGCTGGTTTGGCCATCAGAGATGGCACTGGAGCTCCCCAGCTGATAGTACTCAGCTGAAGAGGAGTTCATTAAATATGTGTTTCCGTTCATGTGGTTGTCATGAGCCACAGAGCCATCGCTGTAACACAGCACAGAGGGCAATGGGACAACCTCAGACCGAGACACTGACAGGGTGGTCATGTCGCCCTGAAAGTTTTTAGACTTCTCTTCATCtgcatcctcctcctcttcctcctcctcctcctcatcttcagAGTCGCTGTTGGCTAAGCTCTGGGTGCTGGAGTCAGACAGTCCACTGCAAACACTGCTGCTATCCTCCTCGTCCTCATCATCTTCTTcgttctcctcttcctcctcctcctcatcttcatcttcttccTCGTCTTCATCATCTAGCGTCTCCTCCATCTCGTCGGCAGCCTGCAGGTGCATGCTGGCCGTCTGTGGAACGGCGTCTGACAGAGAGTACTCCAACCTGTGCTGGGACTGAACCAGAGGGTTTCCGGCCCCCAGGTCGTTAGTTTCGCTACGGTAACCGTTGGTGGGGGACGCCTGCTGCTGCTCACGGCTCTTCTCCAGTTCCAGCTTCATTATGGTATGCAAGAAATGGGTCCGAACACGGATAGGATTAAACTCCACTCTCCCAGTTGAATTGGTGCAGCCCTCTTTTGTGCAGCCACATGGAAATGACATACGGTCCACCTAAGGAAAACATAACATTTACTGTGCTATTCCTTCTATTTAAAACAGATGATCTGTGTAATGTGATAATGACACGATTGTTCCAAATAATGAATGGGCTTTCTCTAATATACTATATATCAGTCATTGATACATGCACCTTCtctttaaatgtacagtatgtttctcTGTTTACAAGGGCGGGGATAAAGCTGAGGACATGCATGTCATTGGATTTACCTGGCACTTGATCCCTGCGAGGCTGCAGGCACAGGTCTCTGGGTCACAGAAGACTCTGCAATCACAGCCGCAGTCCTCTCTGG
This window encodes:
- the galnt3 gene encoding polypeptide N-acetylgalactosaminyltransferase 3 — translated: MPFQSQPALYSRRMIALRRVLRRRLHPVKLAIVALVFVTFVFFIQWEVGSQNQQEDPWLKEMAVKRDAMLGMVMGAVNNFRDVIPKMQIRAPVRLPDRADSGSCLPGHYTATELRPALERPPQNPVAPGAAGKAFHTESLSTEEQKEKERGEEKHCFNLYASDRISLSRDLGADTRPPECIEQTFKRCPALPTTSVIIVFHNEAWSTLLRTVYSVLHTSPAILLKEIILVDDASVDEALKDKLDEYLKRLSIVQVVRQRERKGLITARLLGASVATGDTLTFLDAHCECFNGWLEPLLARIADNYTVVVSPDITTIDLNTFEFVKPSPYGQNHNRGNFDWSLSFGWESLPDHEKQRRKDETYPIKTPTFAGGLFSISKEYFYHIGSYDEKMEIWGGENIEMSFRVWQCGGQLEIIPCSIVGHVFRTKSPHTFPKGTQVIARNQVRLAEVWMDDYKEIFYRRNQQAAQMAKDRAFGEISERMDLRARLQCKSFSWYLKNVYPEVFMPDLNPLHFGSVKNVGKDSCLDVGENNEGGKQLIMYPCHGLGGNQYFEFSTRHEIRHNIQKELCLHGAEGTVKLEDCQYKGRNTFVGAEQKWELKDNQLFYIPGWNMCLSARHEHPSLALCNPSDMYQLWSFV
- the csrnp3 gene encoding cysteine/serine-rich nuclear protein 3 isoform X1 encodes the protein MVQMRRTMSGILKRKFEEVEPSSSPCSSLRESDDEVSCSESGDSGDSVNPAASGPFTPDSILKREKRLRTRRVHFDNVTVYYFSRRQGFTSVPSQGGSTLGMSNRHSWIRQYSLGEFAVEQERIHRDMLRDHLKEEKLNSIKLKLTKNGTVESEEANTLTAEDISDDDIDLDNTEVDEYFFLQPLTTKKRRALLRSSGVKKIDVEEKHDLRAIRMSREDCGCDCRVFCDPETCACSLAGIKCQVDRMSFPCGCTKEGCTNSTGRVEFNPIRVRTHFLHTIMKLELEKSREQQQASPTNGYRSETNDLGAGNPLVQSQHRLEYSLSDAVPQTASMHLQAADEMEETLDDEDEEEDEDEEEEEEENEEDDEDEEDSSSVCSGLSDSSTQSLANSDSEDEEEEEEEEEDADEEKSKNFQGDMTTLSVSRSEVVPLPSVLCYSDGSVAHDNHMNGNTYLMNSSSAEYYQLGSSSAISDGQTSQTSEPYGEALAFQDPVSATNGSAAQGQFNMSAEQYTDYSNQAEEQYSANHHFTLTNGAPAAPLTCYTPDQDKKALSKAAFVEQPDTQNQMQFQNYLNNNTQGSYSSSCITAEEPQQESGVNGHSDLTLLGNNTKNLPLPDHCPEVAAI
- the csrnp3 gene encoding cysteine/serine-rich nuclear protein 3 isoform X2, translated to MRRTMSGILKRKFEEVEPSSSPCSSLRESDDEVSCSESGDSGDSVNPAASGPFTPDSILKREKRLRTRRVHFDNVTVYYFSRRQGFTSVPSQGGSTLGMSNRHSWIRQYSLGEFAVEQERIHRDMLRDHLKEEKLNSIKLKLTKNGTVESEEANTLTAEDISDDDIDLDNTEVDEYFFLQPLTTKKRRALLRSSGVKKIDVEEKHDLRAIRMSREDCGCDCRVFCDPETCACSLAGIKCQVDRMSFPCGCTKEGCTNSTGRVEFNPIRVRTHFLHTIMKLELEKSREQQQASPTNGYRSETNDLGAGNPLVQSQHRLEYSLSDAVPQTASMHLQAADEMEETLDDEDEEEDEDEEEEEEENEEDDEDEEDSSSVCSGLSDSSTQSLANSDSEDEEEEEEEEEDADEEKSKNFQGDMTTLSVSRSEVVPLPSVLCYSDGSVAHDNHMNGNTYLMNSSSAEYYQLGSSSAISDGQTSQTSEPYGEALAFQDPVSATNGSAAQGQFNMSAEQYTDYSNQAEEQYSANHHFTLTNGAPAAPLTCYTPDQDKKALSKAAFVEQPDTQNQMQFQNYLNNNTQGSYSSSCITAEEPQQESGVNGHSDLTLLGNNTKNLPLPDHCPEVAAI